A single genomic interval of Spinacia oleracea cultivar Varoflay chromosome 6, BTI_SOV_V1, whole genome shotgun sequence harbors:
- the LOC110787397 gene encoding caffeoylshikimate esterase — MNEEHQIQPKTPLPNYWGSTPEQDYYTQQGIKSTNSFFTTPTGQTLFTKSWLPLSPSPPRGIICMVHGYGNDVSWTFQATPIFLAQNGFSCFALDLPGHGKSEGLKAFVPDVDLVVDCCASFFNSVVETPGLQNLPVFLFGESMGGAICLLISLKYPKIRFNGAILIAPMCKISDKVRPRWPIPEILTFVGKFIPTLPIVPTPDLLDKSVKVAEKKVIAVMNPLRYDGKPRLGTVIELLRVTDYLSRKLKNVTIPFVVLHGEADVVTDPNVSRELFEAAESEDKTIKIYPGMVHSMLFGETDENVELVRSDILGWLNERCKREA, encoded by the coding sequence ATGAATGAAGAACaccaaattcaacccaaaaccCCACTCCCCAATTACTGGGGCAGTACCCCTGAACAAGACTATTACACTCAACAAGGCATCAAATCTACGAATTCCTTCTTCACCACACCCACTGGCCAAACCCTTTTTACAAAATCATGGctccctctctctccctctcctccTCGTGGCATCATTTGTATGGTCCATGGCTATGGCAATGACGTCAGCTGGACCTTCCAAGCTACCCCTATCTTCCTTGCTCAAAATGGGTTTTCCTGTTTCGCACTCGATCTACCCGGCCATGGTAAATCCGAGGGCCTCAAAGCCTTCGTCCCTGATGTCGATCTAGTTGTTGATTGCTGCGCGTCGTTCTTTAATTCAGTCGTTGAAACCCCGGGTTTGCAGAATCTACCCGTTTTTCTCTTCGGAGAATCGATGGGCGGCGCGATTTGTTTGTTGATTAGCTTAAAATACCCTAAAATTCGATTCAATGGCGCAATTTTGATCGCACCCATGTGTAAAATCTCTGATAAAGTACGACCCAGATGGCCAATTCCCGAGATTCTTACATTCGTTGGGAAGTTCATACCCACTTTACCGATTGTACCAACGCCTGATTTGTTAGATAAGTCTGTTAAAGTTGCTGAGAAGAAAGTGATTGCAGTAATGAACCCTTTGAGATATGATGGGAAACCCAGATTAGGGACTGTAATTGAATTGTTAAGGGTTACTGATTACTTAAGTAGAAAACTAAAGAATGTTACTATTCCGTTCGTTGTACTGCACGGGGAGGCGGATGTGGTTACGGACCCGAATGTGAGCCGTGAGTTATTCGAGGCGGCCGAGAGCGAGGATAAAACTATCAAGATTTATCCAGGGATGGTGCATTCTATGTTGTTTGGGGAAACTGATGAGAATGTGGAGTTAGTGAGGAGTGATATATTGGGATGGTTGAATGAAAGGTGTAAAAGGGAAGCTTAA